The Triticum aestivum cultivar Chinese Spring chromosome 7B, IWGSC CS RefSeq v2.1, whole genome shotgun sequence genome window below encodes:
- the LOC123159637 gene encoding AIG2-like protein D, with the protein MAATPPAAAAAAGGAHHSVFVYGSLMAEEVVTAILKRVPASSPALLTNYHRFNVKDRIYPAILPVENKKVAGKVMMGISDAELIVLDAFEDFEYVRRRVQISLTDTSEIMHADTYVWSDAEDPDLYGEWDFEEWKRVHMKDFLTMTLGFMDGLERPEPKTRVETYQSFMHEHEQPESGTQVES; encoded by the exons ATGGCGGcgactcctcccgccgccgccgccgccgcgggcgggGCGCACCACAGCGTGTTCGTCTACGGGAGCCTGATGGCGGAGGAGGTGGTCACCGCCATCCTCAAGCGCGTCCCGGCCTCCTCCCCGGCGCTCCTCACCAACTA CCACAGGTTTAACGTCAAGGATCGTATTTATCCAGCAATCCTACCTGTTGAAAACAAGAAAGTTGCTGGGAAG GTTATGATGGGCATTTCTGATGCAGAACTCATTGTCTTGGATGCATTTGAGGATTTTGAGTATGTAAGGAGAAGAGTTCAGATATCACTAACC GATACATCAGAGATAATGCATGCTGACACTTATGTATGGAGTGATGCAGAGGATCCAGATCTGTATGGTGAATGGGATTTTGAG GAGTGGAAGAGGGTTCACATGAAGGATTTCCTAACGATGACACTTGGATTCATGGACGGACTCGAACGGCCCGAACCGAAGACCCGGGTCGAGACCTACCAGTCTTTCATGCACGAGCACGAACAACCTGAATCAGGAACCCAGGTCGAGAGTTGA
- the LOC123159636 gene encoding auxin response factor 19, whose amino-acid sequence MMKMERQQPPPPASSVAGSAVTVAVPGAGCEGEKKAPAINSDLWHACAGPLVQLPPAGSLIVYFPQGHSEQVAASMQKDVDAHVPNYPNLPSKLICLLHNITLHADLETDEVYAQMTLQPVTSYGKEALQLSELALKQARPQNEFFCKTLTASDTSTHGGFSVPRRAAEKIFPPLDFSMQPPAQEIQARDLHDNVWTFRHIYRGQPKRHLLTTGWSLFVSGKRLFAGDSVIFVRDERQQLLLGIRRANRQPTNISSSVLSSDSMHIGILAAAAHAAANNSPFTIFYNPRASPTEFVIPFAKYQKAVYGNQLSLGMRFRMMFETEELGTRRYMGTITGINDLDPVRWKNSQWRNLQVGWDESAAGERRNRVSIWEIEPVAAPFFICPPPFFGAKRPRQLDDESSEMENLLKRAMPWLGEEICIKDPQTQNTIMPGLSLVQWMNMNMQQSSSFANTAMQSEYLRSITNPSMQNIGSGDLSRQLCLQNQLLQQNNMQFNTPKLPHQMQPNNELSKAALPLNQNGASIKPEEQTQDASNFQRQQQSMNYALPLSQAQTSLAQAQVLIQSQMQQQQQQQQQPHIPQNQLPTASQPLLSHQQQQHHHHQQQHQQQEQQHQQQQQQKFLQQQQLLLQQQQLQQHQHQLQQQQQQQLSKMPAQLPNMSNQQLQLSDQQLQLQLLQKLQQQQQSLLSQPGVTLAQLPLIQEQQKLLMDMQQQLSSSHSLSQQQMMPQQSTKIPSHAASLPPPMQPDTTHQKLPQKQALPADTLEAAIPTTTSLKFSSANGSPLRMPGATHSVVTEEIPSCSTSPSTANGNHLLQPVPGRDQYPSMINTEKAPHSTAPMSVPSSLDAVTGAQRMTKELPKLNSNVKQNMMPSKLPNGGAGPQNFANNAPPTDYLETASSATSVWLSQADGLLHPNFPMSNFSQQQLFKDAPPDTEIPAEIPSNNALFGISNDGHVGFPMVTDDFLTNGIDAVKYENHISTDIDNNYRIPKDAQQEISSSMVSQSFGASDMAFNSIDSGINNGAFLNKSSWPPAPPVKRMRTFTKVYKRGAVGRSIDISQYAGYEELKHALARMFSIEGQLEERQRIGWKLVYRDHEDDILLLGDDPWEEFVNCVKCIRILSPQEVQQMSLDGDLGSSVVPNQACSSSEGGGNAWRARCDQNSGNPSTGSYDQFE is encoded by the exons atgatgaagatggagcggcagcagccgccgccgccggcgagctcggtCGCCGGGTCGGCGGTGACCGTGGCGGTGCCGGGCGCCGGATGCGAAG GGGAGAAGAAGGCGCCGGCGATCAACTCGGACCTGTGGCACGCCTGCGCCGGCCCGCTGGTGCAGCTCCCGCCGGCAGGCAGCCTCATCGTCTACTTCCCACAGGGCCACAGCGAGCAG GTTGCAGCTTCTATGCAGAAGGATGTTGATGCCCATGTTCCAAACTACCCAAACCTTCCATCCAAGTTGATCTGCCTACTGCACAATATCACTTTACAT GCTGACTTAGAAACTGATGAAGTTTATGCACAAATGACTCTTCAGCCAGTTACCTCA TATGGAAAGGAGGCACTGCAGCTATCAGAGCTAGCACTCAAACAAGCCAGGCCACAGAATGAGTTCTTCTGTAAGACACTGACTGCTAGTGATACGAGTACGCATGGAGGCTTCTCTGTGCCTCGCCGAGCCGCAGAGAAGATATTTCCACCTCTT GATTTCTCAATGCAACCACCCGCTCAAGAGATACAAGCTAGGGATTTGCATGATAACGTGTGGACATTCCGTCACATATATAGGG GTCAGCCAAAGAGACATCTCCTTACGACTGGCTGGAGTCTCTTTGTGAGTGGCAAGAGGTTATTTGCTGGAGACTCTGTCATTTTCGTTAG GGACGAAAGGCAGCAACTTCTACTAGGAATCAGGCGTGCTAACCGACAACCGACTAACATATCATCATCTGTCCTTTCAAGTGACAGCATGCATATAGGGATTCTTGCTGCAGCAGCCCATGCTGCTGCCAACAATAGCCCATTTACCATCTTTTATAACCCCAG GGCCAGCCCTACTGAATTTGTTATCCCATTTGCTAAGTATCAGAAGGCTGTCTATGGTAATCAATTATCTTTAGGTATGCGCTTCCGCATGATGTTTGAAACTGAGGAATTAGGAACGAGAAG GTACATGGGCACAATAACTGGCATAAATGATTTAGATCCTGTAAGATGGAAAAATTCTCAGTGGCGCAATTTACAG GTTGGTTGGGATGAATCTGCAGCAGGTGAAAGACGGAACAGAGTTTCAATCTGGGAGATTGAACCGGTCGCTGCTCCATTTTTCATATGCCCGCCTCCGTTTTTTGGTGCAAAGCGTCCCAGACAACTAG ATGATGAGTCCTCAGAAATGGAGAATCTCTTAAAGAGGGCTATGCCTTGGCTGGGTGAAGAGATATGCATAAAGGACCCTCAGACGCAAAATACCATAATGCCTGGTCTGAGCTTGGTTCAGTGGATGAACATGAATATGCAGCAGAGCTCCTCGTTTGCAAATACAGCCATGCAGTCCGAGTacctgcggtcaataaccaacccCAGTATGCAAAATATTGGTTCCGGTGATCTGTCGAGGCAGTTGTGCTTGCAGAACCAGCTTCTGCAACAGAATAACATGCAGTTTAATACGCCCAAACTTCCTCACCAAATGCAGCCAAACAATGAGTTGTCCAAGGCAGCCCTTCCATTGAACCAGAATGGTGCGAGCATCAAACCAGAAGAACAAACTCAAGATGCCAGCAACTTCCAGAGGCAACAACAGTCCATGAACTATGCCCTTCCTTTGAGCCAAGCTCAAACCAGTCTTGCCCAAGCTCAGGTCCTTATACAGAGTCAgatgcaacagcagcagcagcagcagcagcagccacatATACCTCAAAATCAGTTGCCAACCGCCAGCCAGCCGCTCCTGTCCCATCAGCAGcagcaacatcatcatcatcagcagcaACATCAACAGCAAGAACAACAacatcaacagcagcagcaacaaaaaTTTCTACAGCAGCAGCAGCTTTTACTTCAGCAACAACAATTGCAACAACATCAACATCAgttacaacaacagcaacagcagcaactcAGTAAGATGCCTGCACAGCTGCCAAATATGTCAAATCAGCAGCTGCAATTATCGGATCAGCAGCTTCAGCTTCAACTCCTGCAAAAGCTACAGCAACAGCAGCAATCATTGCTGTCCCAACCTGGAGTTACCCTTGCGCAATTACCTCTGATCCAAGAACAGCAAAAGTTACTTATGGATATGCAGCAGCAGCTGTcaagctcccattcactttctcaACAACAGATGATGCCTCAACAAAGCACAAAAATCCCATCACATGCAGCATCACTGCCACCACCTATGCAGCCAGATACTACACACCAGAAGCTTCCACAGAAGCAAGCTCTGCCTGCAGACACCTTAGAAGCTGCCATTCCTACGACCACATCACTTAAATTCAGTTCAGCAAATGGAAGCCCTTTGAGGATGCCTGGTGCTACACATTCTGTAGTTACGGAAGAAATCCCTTCTTGCTCAACATCACCTTCCACTGCTAATGGTAATCATCTTCTACAACCAGTCCCTGGTAGGGACCAGTACCCCAGCATGATCAACACGGAGAAGGCACCTCACTCAACTGCTCCTATGTCAGTTCCAAGCTCCCTTGATGCTGTCACCGGAGCTCAAAGAATGACAAAGGAATTGCCAAAGTTGAATTCCAATGTAAAGCAAAATATGATGCCTTCAAAATTACCAAATGGAGGAGCTGGTCCCCAAAATTTTGCGAACAACGCACCCCCGACAGACTATCTAGAAACAGCTTCTTCAGCAACTTCAGTTTGGCTTTCCCAGGCTGATGGACTCCTACATCCAAATTTCCCCATGAGCAACTTTAGTCAGCAGCAGCTGTTCAAAGATGCACCTCCAGATACCGAAATTCCTGCTGAAATTCCAAGCAATAATGCATTGTTTGGAATTAGCAATGATGGGCATGTGGGCTTCCCTATGGTAACTGATGACTTCCTGACGAATGGGATTGATGCTGTCAAGTATGAAAATCATATCTCTACAGACATTGATAACAACTATAGAATACCAAAGGATGCCCAGCAAGAGATATCATCCTCCATGGTTTCACAGTCATTTGGTGCGTCAGACATGGCGTTTAATTCAATTGACTCTGGAATCAACAATGGTGCCTTCTTGAACAAAAGTTCTTGGCCGCCTGCTCCTCCAGTAAAGAGGATGAGGACGTTTACGAAG GTCTATAAACGTGGAGCTGTGGGCCGGTCTATTGACATTAGTCAATACGCTGGATATGAGGAACTAAAGCATGCACTGGCTCGAATGTTTAGCATAGAGGGGCAACTTGAGGAACGACAGAGGATTGGCTGGAAACTTGTCTACAGAGATCACGAGGATGATATCCTGCTTCTTGGCGATGATCCTTGGGA GGAGTTTGTGAACTGCGTGAAGTGCATCAGGATCCTTTCGCCTCAGGAAGTGCAGCAGATGAGCTTGGACGGCGATCTGGGGAGCAGCGTTGTCCCCAACCAGGCGTGCAGCAGCTCGGAGGGCGGGGGCAATGCCTGGAGGGCTCGCTGTGACCAGAACTCCGGCAACCCTTCCACCGGTTCATATGACCAGTTCGAATGA